A single genomic interval of Arthrobacter globiformis harbors:
- a CDS encoding Rieske 2Fe-2S domain-containing protein yields the protein MNPLHALVDAIEHFDRMDGVASAISKAVGKAVQPRLVRNTLSGTSLGHPLHPVLTDFPIGAWTMATVLDSVGGPASEPAADILVAVGIATAVPTAAAGLNDWSDTQGKSRRVGLVHAVANGSALCLFSSSAVARAAGSRPLGKALGLAGFGVLMFGGFLGGHLSFSNAVNVNKTAGRTGPRDWKRVLAESELADGEHRKVDAGKVSVLLYRSESRILALDSVCSHMGGPLEEGEITDGCIACPWHGSTFRLEDGHIVRGPATTPQPSYEARVNEGQIEVRRRG from the coding sequence GTGAACCCACTGCATGCGCTAGTTGATGCCATTGAACACTTCGACAGGATGGACGGGGTGGCGTCCGCCATCTCCAAGGCCGTTGGGAAAGCCGTACAGCCGCGGCTGGTCCGCAACACCCTCAGCGGCACGTCACTGGGCCATCCGCTGCATCCCGTCCTTACCGACTTCCCCATCGGGGCCTGGACCATGGCAACCGTCCTGGACAGCGTGGGAGGGCCCGCCTCCGAGCCGGCCGCCGACATCCTGGTTGCCGTGGGAATAGCAACAGCCGTTCCAACCGCAGCCGCCGGCCTCAACGACTGGTCCGACACGCAGGGAAAGTCACGGCGGGTGGGGCTGGTCCACGCGGTGGCCAACGGATCGGCGCTTTGCCTGTTCTCGTCCTCGGCCGTGGCCCGTGCCGCCGGCAGCCGGCCCCTCGGAAAGGCTCTTGGGCTGGCCGGCTTCGGCGTCCTGATGTTCGGCGGCTTCCTCGGCGGCCACCTCAGCTTCAGCAACGCGGTCAACGTCAACAAGACAGCAGGCAGGACGGGCCCCAGGGACTGGAAGCGCGTTCTGGCGGAGTCCGAACTGGCGGACGGGGAGCACCGGAAAGTGGACGCGGGCAAAGTCTCGGTTCTGCTGTACCGCTCCGAGTCACGGATCCTGGCCCTGGACAGCGTGTGCAGCCACATGGGAGGTCCGCTCGAGGAGGGAGAGATCACCGACGGCTGCATTGCCTGCCCCTGGCACGGCAGCACGTTCCGGCTTGAGGACGGCCACATAGTCCGCGGGCCGGCAACCACGCCCCAGCCAAGCTATGAAGCCAGGGTGAACGAGGGCCAGATTGAGGTCCGCCGGCGCGGATAG
- a CDS encoding sigma factor-like helix-turn-helix DNA-binding protein, translating to MVNAQSEPAGSHVSEALMMLDMEQRDVLLALHYGRLTVAEVATQFGISPALVSRRALAALRTLRRLLDQGAQAP from the coding sequence ATGGTCAATGCCCAGAGCGAGCCGGCGGGCTCCCACGTCAGCGAGGCCCTGATGATGCTCGACATGGAGCAACGGGACGTCCTGCTGGCCCTGCATTACGGGCGGCTTACGGTCGCCGAGGTGGCAACGCAGTTCGGCATTTCCCCCGCCCTGGTTAGCCGCCGCGCCCTCGCAGCCCTGAGGACCCTCCGCCGGTTGCTTGACCAGGGCGCACAGGCCCCGTAA
- a CDS encoding ATP-binding protein, which translates to MKPWRLREFHPEDLDQLVEVWQESRNTGKPAVYSLSEVLSACTDQQAVVAVAGERLIGAAAATIEADRAWVIMLAQAADWRDQGLGSALLTGLESRLMARGVLRISALVRSTESPVKAFSNSKYGVEDGLLYFERVVPVQRQEIGPLSQLGGRVLPRGLWESMAGMHKEKELIEQRLILPLARTDLAASLGVVPPRAVMLFGPPGTGKTTFAKAVASRLEWPFVEVSPSRLASDPRGLAAALRQTFQDISHLDHAVVFIDEVEEIAAQRGGKPPSPLQGVTNELLKIIPAFREQEGRILICATNFIRALDTAFLRHGRFDYVIPIGLPDPAAREAIWTKYIPEAAARHVDVPALARQTERFSPADIEFAARKASQRALECAVRDSPDGTGQPAEGSLTTESYLKAVSQTKATVTEAMVNEFREDIERLART; encoded by the coding sequence ATGAAACCCTGGCGTCTCCGCGAGTTCCATCCCGAGGACCTGGACCAGCTGGTAGAGGTCTGGCAGGAGTCCCGGAATACGGGCAAGCCTGCGGTCTACAGCCTGTCCGAGGTCCTTTCCGCCTGCACGGACCAGCAGGCCGTCGTCGCCGTCGCCGGGGAACGGCTGATCGGGGCCGCCGCTGCCACCATCGAAGCGGACCGCGCCTGGGTGATCATGCTCGCCCAGGCCGCGGACTGGCGTGACCAGGGTCTGGGCAGCGCACTTCTTACCGGTCTGGAGTCACGGCTCATGGCCCGCGGAGTGCTGAGGATATCCGCGCTGGTGCGCTCAACCGAGTCGCCCGTCAAGGCCTTCTCAAACAGCAAATACGGTGTCGAGGACGGCCTCCTGTACTTTGAACGCGTGGTCCCGGTCCAGCGCCAGGAGATAGGACCATTGAGCCAGCTGGGCGGCCGCGTTCTGCCCCGCGGGCTGTGGGAGTCGATGGCCGGCATGCACAAGGAGAAGGAACTCATTGAGCAGCGGCTGATCCTCCCCCTTGCGAGGACCGATCTCGCCGCCTCACTCGGCGTCGTTCCGCCGCGTGCCGTCATGCTGTTCGGCCCGCCGGGGACCGGGAAGACCACCTTTGCGAAGGCAGTGGCTTCACGGCTGGAATGGCCGTTCGTCGAGGTCTCCCCCTCCCGCCTCGCCTCGGACCCGAGGGGCCTGGCCGCAGCGCTGCGACAGACCTTCCAGGACATCTCGCACCTCGACCATGCAGTTGTCTTCATCGATGAGGTCGAGGAGATCGCGGCCCAGCGTGGCGGAAAGCCGCCGTCACCTCTTCAGGGCGTCACGAATGAACTGCTGAAGATCATTCCCGCCTTCCGTGAGCAGGAAGGCCGGATCCTCATCTGCGCTACCAATTTCATCCGGGCTTTGGACACTGCCTTCCTGCGGCACGGACGGTTCGACTACGTGATTCCGATCGGACTGCCCGATCCCGCCGCCCGGGAAGCCATCTGGACCAAGTACATCCCGGAAGCCGCGGCCCGGCACGTGGATGTTCCCGCCCTGGCCCGTCAAACGGAACGCTTTTCCCCCGCAGACATCGAATTCGCCGCACGGAAGGCCTCGCAACGCGCGTTGGAGTGTGCTGTACGCGATTCACCGGATGGCACCGGACAACCTGCTGAGGGCTCGCTGACCACGGAGAGCTACCTCAAGGCTGTCAGTCAGACCAAGGCCACAGTGACCGAAGCCATGGTCAACGAATTCAGGGAGGACATCGAGCGGCTCGCCCGCACCTAG
- a CDS encoding YciI family protein — MKYMFIMRATDEAIEASKQVPFEEILNQMGAYNEQLIKAGVMLAGEGLTDLSEGSAFVVNFDEEPPVVTDGPYGETHELFNGFWIVQVASTEEAKEWASRCPLGPGSKLEVRRIAEADDFADFADNEYIQKEAVWRQELNQP; from the coding sequence ATGAAGTACATGTTCATCATGCGCGCCACGGACGAAGCCATCGAAGCGTCGAAGCAGGTTCCGTTCGAGGAGATCCTCAACCAGATGGGCGCCTACAACGAACAGCTCATCAAGGCTGGCGTCATGCTCGCCGGCGAGGGCCTGACCGACCTGTCCGAAGGCTCGGCCTTCGTGGTCAACTTCGATGAGGAACCGCCGGTGGTGACGGATGGCCCATACGGCGAAACGCATGAGCTGTTCAACGGCTTTTGGATTGTCCAGGTGGCCTCCACGGAAGAGGCGAAGGAGTGGGCCAGCCGCTGCCCGCTTGGTCCAGGATCGAAGCTTGAGGTCCGCCGGATAGCTGAAGCCGACGACTTCGCTGACTTCGCGGACAACGAGTACATCCAGAAGGAAGCGGTGTGGCGCCAGGAGCTGAACCAGCCCTGA
- a CDS encoding cupin domain-containing protein, with translation MPGLIRKSFDSPEETRPFEGGKGQLQLVNLEGGSVGRATFEPGWRWSEHVKPIAQTDSCQAAHMGYFISGRMKVVMDDGEEMEYGPGDFAIMPPGHDAWTVGDEACVVIDWQGFTDYAKR, from the coding sequence ATGCCAGGTTTAATCCGCAAGAGTTTCGACTCCCCAGAAGAAACCCGGCCGTTTGAGGGCGGCAAGGGCCAGCTCCAACTAGTGAACCTGGAGGGCGGCAGCGTTGGCAGGGCCACGTTCGAGCCGGGCTGGCGGTGGTCGGAGCACGTGAAACCGATAGCGCAAACGGACAGTTGCCAGGCTGCCCACATGGGATACTTCATCTCCGGCCGGATGAAGGTCGTCATGGACGACGGCGAGGAGATGGAGTACGGGCCGGGCGATTTCGCCATCATGCCGCCCGGACATGATGCCTGGACCGTTGGCGATGAAGCCTGCGTGGTGATCGACTGGCAGGGGTTTACTGACTACGCGAAGAGGTGA
- a CDS encoding MFS transporter — protein MDTTQSVVERSAIRKVAIRLVPFVALMFFINYLDRTAISFAGPNGMNTDLALGAAQFGFASGVFFIGYILLEVPSNLALHKFGARRWLARIMVSWGIVSLLFTWVGNVEQLYILRFILGVAEAGFFPGAILFLSLWVPARHRSKILALFYLAQPLTTVIGAPLAGLLIQQHGLFGLAGWRVMFFGVAVPAIIIGIIAWFYLADSPAKAKWLTAEEKTWLTGALEKEKKETAASNKHVSVRTVFGNGRVWMLSAIYFGFIYGLYALGFFLPTIIAGFEGIYGTKFDVFQKGLITAIPYLPAAFALYFWSKDATKRGVKTWHIAVPALIGGLSIPLALFAGSPAATIAVITVTAMSIFAALPNFWTVPTQFLTGAAAAAGIALINTVGNLAGFSAGYVTGWLKDLTGNYTVPMFVVGGFMLLSCILMVALSRSGKISEGVPAEALDPAGAGHHSEP, from the coding sequence GTGGACACCACACAATCGGTGGTCGAAAGATCTGCAATCAGGAAAGTGGCGATCCGGCTGGTGCCGTTCGTCGCTTTGATGTTCTTCATCAACTACCTGGACCGCACGGCCATCTCCTTTGCCGGCCCCAACGGCATGAACACGGACCTCGCCCTCGGCGCGGCGCAGTTCGGCTTCGCTTCCGGCGTCTTCTTTATCGGCTATATCCTGCTCGAGGTGCCCAGCAACCTGGCCCTGCATAAGTTCGGCGCCCGGCGCTGGCTGGCCCGCATCATGGTCAGCTGGGGCATCGTCTCGCTCCTGTTCACCTGGGTCGGCAACGTTGAGCAGCTGTACATCCTGCGCTTCATCCTCGGCGTGGCCGAGGCCGGCTTCTTTCCGGGCGCCATCCTCTTCCTGAGCCTCTGGGTTCCGGCCCGGCACCGCAGCAAGATCCTCGCACTCTTCTACCTGGCCCAGCCGCTGACCACCGTCATCGGTGCCCCGCTGGCCGGCCTCCTCATCCAGCAGCACGGCCTCTTCGGCCTCGCCGGCTGGCGCGTCATGTTCTTCGGCGTTGCCGTCCCCGCGATCATCATCGGCATCATTGCCTGGTTCTACCTGGCAGACTCCCCGGCGAAGGCCAAGTGGCTCACCGCCGAAGAGAAGACCTGGCTGACCGGTGCGCTGGAGAAGGAAAAGAAGGAAACCGCTGCCAGCAACAAGCACGTCAGCGTCCGCACCGTCTTCGGCAACGGCCGCGTCTGGATGCTCTCCGCAATCTACTTTGGCTTCATCTACGGCCTGTACGCCCTCGGCTTCTTCCTGCCCACCATCATCGCGGGCTTTGAAGGCATCTACGGCACCAAGTTCGATGTCTTCCAGAAGGGCCTGATCACCGCGATCCCGTACCTGCCGGCCGCCTTTGCACTGTACTTCTGGTCCAAGGACGCCACCAAGCGCGGCGTCAAGACCTGGCACATCGCCGTTCCGGCCCTCATCGGCGGACTGAGCATCCCGCTGGCCCTGTTCGCAGGTTCCCCGGCAGCCACCATCGCCGTCATCACCGTCACGGCCATGTCCATCTTCGCGGCACTGCCCAACTTCTGGACTGTTCCCACGCAGTTCCTCACCGGCGCAGCCGCCGCTGCCGGCATCGCCCTGATCAATACGGTCGGCAACCTGGCAGGCTTCAGCGCCGGCTACGTCACCGGCTGGCTCAAGGACCTGACCGGAAACTACACGGTGCCGATGTTCGTCGTCGGCGGCTTCATGCTCCTGTCCTGCATCCTCATGGTGGCCCTGAGCCGCTCGGGCAAAATCAGCGAGGGCGTGCCCGCCGAGGCGTTGGATCCCGCCGGCGCCGGACACCACTCCGAGCCCTAG
- a CDS encoding FadR/GntR family transcriptional regulator, whose protein sequence is MSANSAAAMAKISAALGPMEQGSVVSEVAERLLAYFTSGDIAAGTRLPAERTLAASLGVGRSAVREALAALEILGIVIVRPGSGTYLRDGVSELLPRTLSWGLMLGAPRTRELVELRSGLEVQAAQLAAERIDDAALDRMRANLQTMEDNLEDLAAFVEADAAFHREIAVSSGNQVLRELLQSIRSLLRIWVDRALTDEGHAAAALKEHREIFIALEAHDPAAVTATMRSHMQTATRRLLAGFDAAQ, encoded by the coding sequence ATGTCCGCAAACTCCGCAGCCGCCATGGCCAAGATCAGCGCCGCCCTTGGCCCCATGGAACAGGGGTCGGTGGTGTCCGAGGTCGCGGAGCGCCTGCTTGCCTACTTCACCAGCGGAGACATAGCGGCCGGCACCAGGCTTCCTGCCGAACGGACGCTTGCCGCATCCCTCGGCGTTGGCCGGTCCGCAGTCCGCGAAGCGTTGGCAGCCCTGGAGATCCTGGGCATCGTGATCGTGCGGCCGGGCTCCGGCACGTATCTGCGGGACGGCGTCTCGGAGCTGCTGCCCCGGACCCTGAGCTGGGGCCTCATGCTGGGCGCCCCCCGCACCCGCGAGCTGGTGGAGCTCAGGAGCGGGCTCGAGGTGCAGGCCGCGCAGCTGGCGGCTGAACGCATCGACGATGCGGCGCTGGACCGCATGCGCGCCAACCTGCAGACGATGGAAGACAACCTCGAGGACCTGGCCGCCTTCGTCGAGGCGGACGCCGCGTTCCACCGGGAGATCGCTGTCAGTTCGGGCAACCAGGTGCTCCGCGAGCTGCTGCAAAGCATCCGCTCGCTGCTGCGCATTTGGGTGGACCGGGCACTGACCGACGAAGGCCATGCGGCCGCGGCGCTGAAGGAACACCGCGAAATCTTCATCGCCCTCGAAGCCCATGACCCCGCTGCCGTCACCGCGACCATGCGTTCACACATGCAGACTGCTACCCGGCGGCTGCTCGCGGGGTTCGACGCCGCCCAGTAG
- a CDS encoding benzoate/H(+) symporter BenE family transporter — protein MPLSSPRIARDPAAPVSEGLVRPVMAGIVTALVGFTSTFAVVLSGLRAVGANPQQASSGLLALCLVVGAGVVLLAWRSRVPVTLAWSTPGAALLAVAGVPDGGWPAAVGAFLVTGVLIAVTGLVRPLGRLISSIPTPLAQAMLAGVLLPLCLAPVEGLQSAPLLVVPVLLCWLVLSRLAPRWSVPGALAVALAGIVVQLVVEGRAVPAAGLLPAMEWTTPSWSLGTVAGIALPLYIVTMASQNVPGVAVLGSFGYQAPWRASMLVTGAGTLLAAPFGGHAVNLAALSAALAAGEEAGADRGRRWVAGFVSGLAYLLLGAFSAGLAALVVAAPPGVLEAVAGLALLGTLAGSAASALAEPGERTGAVVTFLVAASGLSFMGIGAAFWALLAGLLVREVLKVRNRPQGKTAG, from the coding sequence ATGCCGTTGTCCTCACCCCGTATAGCCCGCGACCCCGCTGCCCCGGTTTCCGAGGGGCTGGTCAGGCCTGTCATGGCGGGCATCGTGACGGCGCTTGTCGGCTTCACCTCGACCTTCGCCGTGGTCCTTTCCGGCCTCCGTGCCGTGGGGGCGAACCCGCAGCAGGCGTCGAGCGGCCTCCTGGCCCTCTGCCTGGTGGTGGGCGCCGGCGTCGTGCTCCTGGCCTGGCGGAGCCGGGTCCCGGTGACCCTGGCCTGGTCAACGCCGGGGGCCGCCCTGCTGGCCGTCGCGGGAGTTCCCGACGGCGGATGGCCGGCCGCCGTCGGCGCCTTTCTGGTGACCGGGGTTCTGATCGCTGTGACCGGGCTCGTTCGCCCTTTGGGGCGGTTGATCAGCAGCATCCCGACACCCCTGGCGCAAGCCATGCTGGCCGGGGTTCTGCTGCCGTTGTGCCTTGCCCCGGTGGAGGGCCTGCAGAGCGCTCCGCTGCTGGTGGTACCGGTGTTGCTCTGCTGGCTGGTGCTGTCACGGTTGGCGCCCCGCTGGTCGGTTCCCGGCGCGCTGGCCGTTGCGCTCGCCGGCATTGTGGTCCAGTTGGTTGTTGAAGGACGGGCCGTGCCGGCGGCGGGCCTGCTGCCGGCGATGGAGTGGACCACACCGTCCTGGTCCCTGGGCACGGTGGCTGGCATCGCCCTGCCGCTTTACATCGTCACCATGGCGTCCCAGAATGTGCCTGGGGTGGCAGTGCTAGGTTCCTTCGGTTACCAGGCGCCGTGGCGGGCCTCCATGCTCGTCACCGGTGCCGGCACGCTGCTGGCCGCGCCGTTCGGCGGCCACGCCGTCAACCTTGCCGCGCTCAGCGCCGCGCTGGCAGCCGGGGAGGAAGCAGGCGCAGACCGCGGCCGGCGTTGGGTGGCAGGCTTCGTGTCGGGTCTGGCCTACCTGCTCCTGGGAGCCTTCTCCGCCGGGCTCGCCGCCCTCGTGGTTGCGGCTCCTCCGGGGGTGCTGGAAGCCGTCGCCGGACTCGCCCTGCTGGGCACACTCGCCGGGTCTGCCGCCTCGGCGCTGGCAGAGCCGGGCGAGCGGACGGGCGCCGTGGTGACCTTCCTCGTGGCCGCATCGGGGCTGAGCTTCATGGGCATTGGGGCAGCGTTCTGGGCCCTGCTGGCGGGGCTCCTGGTCCGCGAGGTCCTCAAGGTCCGGAACAGGCCGCAGGGCAAAACTGCGGGTTAG
- a CDS encoding cysteine hydrolase family protein, whose amino-acid sequence MTTLPDRPNTALMVLDVQQGVVAEAHQRDAVVANIAALVDRAREAGVPVVWVQHSDDRLEKGSEAWEYVPELGRRGEQEPVVHKSFSDAFDDTDLEQVLAAAAVGRLVVAGAQTDECIRSTIHGAFVRGYDVTLVSDAHTTEDLTEWGAPPPDQVIAFTNLYWKYHQGPGRTAAVEETRDVTFSG is encoded by the coding sequence ATGACCACGCTGCCGGACCGGCCCAACACCGCCCTGATGGTGCTTGATGTGCAGCAGGGGGTGGTGGCCGAAGCGCACCAGCGGGACGCCGTGGTGGCCAACATCGCAGCACTGGTGGACAGGGCACGCGAAGCCGGGGTTCCGGTCGTCTGGGTCCAGCATTCCGATGACCGGCTGGAGAAGGGGAGCGAGGCCTGGGAGTATGTGCCCGAGCTGGGGCGGCGCGGCGAGCAGGAACCGGTGGTGCACAAGTCATTCAGCGACGCCTTTGATGACACCGATCTGGAGCAGGTGCTGGCTGCCGCGGCGGTGGGCCGGCTGGTGGTCGCCGGAGCTCAGACGGACGAATGCATCAGGTCCACAATCCACGGGGCGTTCGTCCGCGGCTACGACGTTACGCTGGTCAGCGACGCCCACACTACCGAGGACCTGACCGAATGGGGTGCCCCACCGCCGGACCAGGTCATTGCCTTCACGAACCTCTACTGGAAATACCACCAAGGGCCGGGCCGGACCGCCGCCGTGGAAGAGACCAGGGACGTCACCTTCAGCGGCTGA
- a CDS encoding adenylate kinase codes for MTRILLIGPPGSGKGTQAHRLSGQLHIPEISTGDMFRSHLANGSPLGREIKEFLDAGNLVPDNLTTAMLRDRLQERDARNGFLLDGYPRTVSQMDDLDGILDATGTKLDAVVEITADDDEIVRRLLLRAEAEGRGDDTEDVIRHRLELYRRETEPVIARYGRRSLLVSVDGTADIDGVTVSALQGIEAVRAQP; via the coding sequence ATGACCCGCATCCTGCTCATCGGCCCGCCCGGCTCAGGCAAGGGCACCCAGGCGCACCGGCTCAGCGGACAACTGCACATCCCGGAGATCTCCACCGGCGACATGTTCCGCAGCCATCTGGCCAACGGTTCACCCTTGGGCCGGGAAATCAAGGAATTCCTCGACGCCGGCAACCTCGTCCCGGATAATCTCACCACCGCCATGCTGCGGGACCGGCTGCAGGAACGGGACGCGAGGAACGGCTTCCTCCTGGACGGCTACCCGCGCACCGTGAGCCAGATGGACGACCTCGACGGCATCCTGGACGCCACCGGGACCAAGCTCGATGCCGTGGTGGAAATTACCGCCGACGACGATGAGATCGTCCGGCGGCTACTGCTCCGCGCCGAGGCCGAAGGGAGGGGCGACGATACTGAAGACGTCATCCGCCACCGGCTGGAGCTGTACCGGCGGGAAACGGAACCGGTCATCGCGCGCTACGGCCGGCGCAGCCTGCTGGTGAGCGTCGACGGCACGGCGGACATTGACGGGGTCACCGTGAGCGCACTGCAGGGCATCGAAGCCGTCAGGGCGCAGCCCTGA
- a CDS encoding YybH family protein, with protein MGIPDPHALHMAWAARFNARDVDGMLEFFEPDAVFVPQPGVPTTGEDSVNAMMGFLQAGLPIRMTTRQVYVLGDIALAIAEWAIKGTAADGSDVDLQGRTADVLRKGREGWKFAIDNPFGTA; from the coding sequence GTGGGAATACCCGATCCGCATGCGCTGCACATGGCGTGGGCCGCGCGCTTCAATGCCAGGGACGTTGACGGAATGCTTGAGTTCTTCGAGCCGGATGCGGTGTTTGTTCCCCAGCCGGGCGTGCCCACAACCGGCGAGGACAGCGTCAACGCGATGATGGGATTCCTGCAGGCGGGACTGCCCATCAGGATGACCACCCGCCAAGTCTACGTCCTCGGCGATATTGCCCTCGCCATCGCCGAATGGGCCATAAAGGGCACTGCGGCCGACGGCAGCGATGTGGACCTCCAAGGCAGGACGGCCGACGTCCTGCGCAAAGGACGCGAGGGTTGGAAGTTCGCCATCGACAACCCCTTCGGCACTGCCTGA
- a CDS encoding prephenate dehydratase — translation MAQKIAFQGEPGANSDIACKQMFPELESVPCASFEDAFELVSSGETDLAMIPIENSIAGRVADIHLLLPHSGLQIVGEFFLPIHFDLLGIPGSTIEGAIEVHSHIHALGQCRKLIREAGLKPVIAGDTAGSAREVREWNDPTKLSLAPPLAAELYGLEVLASAVEDDPSNTTRFVVLARETELPAREALPGPAVTSFVFRVRNVPSALYKALGGFATNGVNMTRLESYMVGNEFAATMFMADVEGHPGDLPLSLALEELDFFTTEVWILGVYPAAEHRTQRVASN, via the coding sequence ATGGCCCAGAAAATAGCGTTCCAGGGTGAGCCCGGCGCCAACTCAGACATCGCCTGCAAGCAAATGTTTCCGGAGCTGGAGAGCGTTCCGTGCGCCAGCTTCGAGGACGCCTTCGAGCTGGTGTCCAGCGGCGAGACGGATCTGGCGATGATCCCGATCGAGAACTCCATCGCCGGCCGGGTGGCGGACATCCACCTGTTACTGCCGCACTCGGGCCTGCAGATCGTGGGAGAGTTCTTCCTGCCCATCCACTTCGACCTGCTCGGCATCCCGGGCAGCACCATCGAGGGGGCCATCGAGGTTCACAGCCACATCCACGCCCTGGGCCAGTGCCGGAAGCTGATCCGCGAGGCCGGGCTCAAACCTGTGATCGCCGGCGATACCGCCGGGTCAGCCCGCGAGGTGCGCGAGTGGAACGATCCCACCAAGCTGTCCCTCGCGCCGCCGCTCGCTGCCGAGCTCTACGGCCTTGAAGTTCTGGCCTCAGCGGTCGAGGACGACCCCTCCAACACCACCCGCTTTGTGGTCCTGGCCCGGGAGACGGAACTGCCGGCCCGGGAAGCGTTGCCCGGACCGGCAGTCACCAGCTTCGTGTTCCGTGTCCGGAACGTTCCGTCTGCGCTCTACAAGGCACTGGGCGGCTTCGCGACGAACGGCGTGAACATGACCCGGCTTGAAAGCTACATGGTGGGCAACGAGTTTGCCGCGACCATGTTCATGGCAGATGTCGAAGGCCACCCCGGGGACCTGCCGCTCAGCCTGGCTTTGGAGGAACTCGACTTCTTCACCACCGAGGTGTGGATCCTTGGTGTCTACCCGGCCGCCGAACACAGAACACAGCGGGTGGCCAGCAACTAA
- a CDS encoding RNA polymerase sigma factor — protein MEEAVSEEAANQQAGAAVRRRIDALWRIEGAHIVAALARATRDVGFAEDLAQEALAEALVQWPESGTPDNPAAWLTAVAKRKAIDVWRRSERLEERYRAIARDLEDDDGVAWVPLEDDVLRLVFTACHPVLSREAQMALTLRVVGGLTTEEIARLFLVPVATVQQRIVRAKKTLAAARVPFEVPEPNEWGARLGAVLGVVYLMFTEGYAATTGDAWIRPDLAREALRIGRMLAGLVPREPEAHGLVALMEFQASRFAARTTPDGSPVLLADQDRTRWDRAQIGRGRAALRRCDALGRGRGNYALQAAIAECHSMAPSVDDTDWQRIVLLYEALGRIAPSPVVELNRAVAVSMATGPAAALAIVDGLASAGALRGTHLLPSVRGELLARLGRAGEARSEFMTAAGLARNQRTRELLEERAAGILPAPGT, from the coding sequence ATGGAGGAGGCGGTGAGCGAAGAGGCGGCGAACCAACAGGCGGGGGCCGCGGTGCGGCGCCGGATTGATGCCCTGTGGCGCATCGAAGGCGCCCACATCGTCGCGGCCCTCGCCCGTGCCACCCGGGACGTCGGTTTCGCCGAGGACCTGGCCCAGGAAGCCCTGGCCGAGGCCCTGGTCCAATGGCCGGAATCCGGAACTCCTGATAATCCTGCCGCCTGGCTCACCGCCGTGGCCAAGCGCAAGGCCATCGACGTGTGGCGACGGTCCGAGCGGCTGGAGGAGCGGTACCGGGCCATTGCCCGGGACCTGGAAGACGACGACGGCGTGGCCTGGGTTCCGCTGGAGGACGACGTGCTCAGGCTCGTGTTCACCGCGTGCCACCCCGTCCTCTCCCGGGAGGCCCAGATGGCCCTGACGCTGCGGGTGGTGGGCGGCCTCACCACCGAGGAGATTGCACGGCTGTTCCTGGTTCCCGTCGCCACCGTGCAGCAGCGCATAGTGCGGGCGAAGAAAACGCTCGCGGCGGCCCGGGTGCCCTTCGAAGTTCCCGAGCCCAACGAGTGGGGCGCCCGGCTGGGAGCTGTCCTCGGCGTCGTCTATCTGATGTTCACGGAAGGGTACGCGGCCACCACGGGAGATGCATGGATCAGGCCCGACCTGGCGCGCGAGGCCCTGCGGATCGGGCGCATGCTGGCCGGGCTGGTCCCCCGCGAACCCGAGGCCCACGGGCTGGTGGCCCTGATGGAGTTCCAGGCGTCCCGCTTCGCCGCCCGCACCACACCCGACGGGTCTCCGGTCCTGCTGGCGGACCAGGACCGGACCCGGTGGGACCGGGCGCAGATCGGCCGGGGCCGTGCCGCCCTGCGCCGCTGCGACGCGCTGGGACGGGGCCGCGGCAATTACGCGCTGCAGGCCGCCATTGCCGAATGCCACTCGATGGCACCCAGCGTCGATGACACTGACTGGCAGCGGATCGTGCTGCTCTATGAGGCTCTGGGCAGAATCGCTCCCAGCCCCGTGGTGGAACTGAACAGGGCAGTCGCGGTATCCATGGCCACCGGACCGGCGGCCGCGCTGGCCATCGTGGACGGCCTCGCCTCCGCAGGGGCCCTGCGCGGAACGCACCTGCTGCCCAGTGTCCGCGGGGAACTGCTGGCCCGGCTCGGGAGGGCCGGGGAGGCGCGCTCCGAGTTCATGACGGCGGCCGGACTGGCCAGGAACCAGCGCACGCGGGAGCTTCTGGAGGAGCGCGCCGCCGGCATATTGCCGGCACCCGGCACCTGA